Proteins found in one Streptomyces sp. TLI_235 genomic segment:
- a CDS encoding methionyl-tRNA synthetase produces the protein MNTFREPIEEIMSGTAFVSTTIPYVNAQPHLGHAFEYVQADAFARHLARRHEVFLLSGSDENSLKNVLAAERVGLSTGELVARNAHRFKQLIGELDIAVDRFIRTSVDRDHLRGATELWRRMERRGDLYSKDYTGLYCVGCEQFYTPAELTGGLCPEHLAAPEEVTERNWFFRLSRYGDRLLEAISSGELTIHPASRRNEVTSFVRAGLEDISVSRSVERARGWGIPVPDSRDQVMYVWAEALTNYVNALGWADDAEPYRRFWAGARRRVHVMGKGVIRFHAVYWPAILLSAGLPLPTDLVVHGYLTAGGRKISKSLGNTLDPTDLVRRYGTDAVRYFLLAEFPPFGDANFDEQRLVNRCNTDLANGLGNLVSRVSVMTVRYRGGTVPAAGPLERPEQELLAQVERSTRDSFAALDQYDHREALARIWDLVRRTNAYVDERAPWHLAKAADNGDHDAAAALDTVINLTHRAIRQLALLLRPFVPTAAARILEHLAEDPESAAADPTADLAGRTLGKAAPLFPRLELA, from the coding sequence ATGAACACCTTTCGAGAACCGATCGAGGAGATCATGTCCGGCACCGCCTTCGTCTCGACGACCATCCCGTACGTCAACGCCCAGCCACACCTCGGGCACGCCTTCGAGTACGTCCAGGCCGACGCCTTCGCGCGGCACCTGGCCCGTCGGCACGAGGTGTTCCTCCTCAGCGGCTCGGACGAGAACAGCCTGAAGAACGTCCTGGCGGCCGAGCGGGTGGGCCTGTCCACCGGCGAGCTGGTCGCCCGCAACGCCCACCGGTTCAAGCAGCTGATCGGTGAGCTGGACATCGCCGTCGACCGGTTCATCCGCACCAGCGTGGACCGGGACCACCTCCGGGGCGCCACCGAGCTGTGGCGCCGCATGGAACGCCGGGGCGACCTCTACAGCAAGGACTACACCGGCCTGTACTGCGTCGGCTGCGAGCAGTTCTACACCCCGGCGGAGCTGACCGGCGGCCTCTGCCCGGAGCACCTGGCCGCACCGGAGGAGGTGACCGAGCGCAACTGGTTCTTCCGGCTGTCGCGGTACGGCGACCGGCTGCTGGAGGCCATCTCCTCAGGCGAGTTGACGATCCACCCCGCCTCCCGGCGCAACGAGGTGACCAGCTTCGTGCGCGCCGGCCTGGAGGACATCAGCGTCTCCCGCTCGGTCGAACGGGCGCGCGGCTGGGGCATCCCCGTCCCCGACTCCCGCGACCAGGTGATGTACGTCTGGGCGGAGGCGCTCACGAACTACGTGAACGCGCTGGGGTGGGCCGACGACGCCGAGCCGTACCGGCGGTTCTGGGCCGGCGCGCGGCGGCGGGTGCACGTGATGGGGAAGGGGGTGATCCGGTTCCACGCCGTCTACTGGCCCGCGATCCTGCTCTCCGCCGGGCTGCCGCTGCCCACCGATCTGGTGGTCCACGGCTATCTCACCGCCGGAGGACGGAAGATCAGCAAATCGCTCGGCAACACCCTCGACCCCACGGACCTGGTACGGCGGTACGGGACGGACGCCGTCCGCTACTTCCTCCTCGCCGAGTTCCCGCCGTTCGGCGACGCGAACTTCGACGAGCAGCGGCTGGTCAACCGCTGCAACACCGACCTCGCCAACGGCCTGGGCAACCTGGTCAGCCGGGTGAGCGTGATGACCGTCCGCTACCGGGGCGGCACCGTCCCGGCGGCCGGCCCGCTGGAGCGGCCGGAGCAGGAACTCCTTGCCCAGGTCGAGCGCAGCACCCGGGACTCGTTCGCCGCGCTCGACCAGTACGACCACCGCGAGGCGCTGGCCCGGATCTGGGACCTGGTGCGCCGCACCAACGCCTACGTGGACGAGCGCGCCCCCTGGCACCTGGCCAAGGCCGCCGACAACGGCGACCACGACGCCGCGGCCGCCCTGGACACCGTCATCAACCTCACGCACCGGGCGATCCGTCAGTTGGCCTTGCTGCTCCGCCCGTTCGTACCGACCGCCGCGGCCCGGATCCTGGAGCACCTGGCCGAGGACCCGGAGTCCGCGGCCGCCGACCCGACGGCGGACCTGGCCGGCCGCACGCTGGGCAAGGCGGCGCCGCTGTTCCCCCGACTCGAACTCGCCTGA
- a CDS encoding cytochrome P450: MTVTAPEPAAGPASRQAPPPFEPADPLGWFDQVRERTPVLWHPETGSWYITRFDDVWALLTDDRLAARSAEPFLRELTDEQRTAAEPLVAFLARWPIFLDPPDHGVVRRVLRAAFSPGTTAGLAAAVGAALSTAGLPAADADDLLDSLLRPACAAALGTLLGVDPADLALLADCSERLIGFVGRRDLDLEVIRDAHEALDRLGEYVERACARGASPLAAAVGAAVRVGTLSPTDAVAIYAQLVTGALEPTVATLSVALEAVTAGPRSRQGYRSDPAGFTAEAVRLATPFHFAARRAVRELVLDEQRIPAEARVVLVLAAADRDPRRFPEPLEFRWDREQPSVAFGRGRHACLGQVVVHQVVRAVLDTLLADGGELPPVRVEWNVGLGMREPSRVTAKAAA, encoded by the coding sequence GTGACCGTCACCGCGCCCGAGCCGGCCGCCGGACCGGCGAGCCGGCAGGCTCCTCCGCCGTTCGAACCGGCCGACCCGCTCGGCTGGTTCGACCAGGTCAGGGAACGGACCCCGGTGCTCTGGCACCCGGAGACCGGATCCTGGTACATCACCCGGTTCGACGACGTCTGGGCCCTGCTGACCGACGACCGGCTGGCGGCCCGGAGCGCCGAACCCTTCCTGCGGGAGCTCACCGACGAGCAGCGCACCGCGGCCGAGCCGCTGGTCGCGTTCCTGGCTCGGTGGCCGATCTTCCTCGACCCGCCGGACCACGGCGTCGTCCGGCGGGTCCTGCGGGCGGCCTTCAGCCCGGGCACGACGGCGGGGCTGGCCGCCGCCGTGGGTGCCGCGCTTTCCACCGCCGGCCTGCCGGCCGCGGACGCCGACGACCTGCTGGACTCGCTGCTGCGGCCGGCCTGCGCGGCGGCCCTGGGCACACTGCTCGGCGTCGACCCGGCCGACCTGGCGCTCCTCGCGGACTGCTCGGAGCGGCTGATCGGCTTCGTGGGGCGGCGCGACCTCGACCTGGAGGTGATCCGGGACGCCCACGAGGCGCTGGACCGGCTCGGCGAGTACGTCGAGCGGGCCTGCGCCCGGGGAGCGAGCCCGCTCGCCGCCGCCGTCGGCGCGGCCGTCCGGGTGGGCACACTGAGCCCCACCGACGCGGTCGCGATCTACGCCCAGCTGGTCACCGGCGCGCTGGAGCCCACCGTGGCCACGCTCTCCGTCGCGCTGGAGGCGGTCACGGCCGGTCCGAGGTCCCGTCAGGGCTACCGGAGCGACCCGGCGGGCTTCACCGCCGAGGCCGTCCGGCTGGCCACGCCCTTCCACTTCGCTGCCCGTCGCGCGGTGCGCGAGCTGGTCCTGGACGAGCAGCGGATCCCGGCCGAGGCTCGTGTGGTGCTCGTGCTGGCGGCCGCCGACCGGGATCCCCGGCGGTTCCCCGAACCGCTGGAGTTCCGCTGGGACCGGGAGCAGCCCTCGGTGGCATTCGGGCGGGGCCGGCACGCATGCCTGGGCCAGGTGGTGGTCCATCAGGTGGTGCGAGCCGTGCTGGACACCCTGCTGGCGGACGGCGGGGAGCTGCCGCCGGTCCGGGTGGAGTGGAACGTCGGCCTCGGGATGCGGGAGCCGTCCCGGGTCACCGCGAAGGCCGCCGCGTGA
- a CDS encoding methyltransferase family protein, with protein sequence MTSSPPTAAEALAPYDALAAVYDRWTSDNDYPGWADRLALLFTADRPVATVLDLCCGTGTITRLLQDRGFEVTGVDGSSAMLDRARERVVAGTALHEVRLPAPLPLPAASFDAAVCCFDSVNYLAPDQLAALLREVATVLRPGGRFVFDLNTRHKLEHVFGNSHYGDDLDDFAYVWRNRYDPERHRCDFAISLFTADGAGFRRQTERHGQWWFGHDEIRAAARAAGFAVVSVTEDYSDRPVTPESLRETWLLVRSDAPDATVVRHGPGPGTPSPVPYGPSRPASPVHTSHPEGTP encoded by the coding sequence ATGACCAGCTCACCACCGACCGCCGCCGAGGCGCTCGCGCCGTACGACGCGCTCGCCGCCGTCTACGACCGCTGGACGTCGGACAACGACTACCCGGGCTGGGCCGACCGGCTGGCCCTGCTGTTCACCGCCGACCGCCCGGTCGCCACGGTGCTCGACCTGTGCTGCGGCACCGGCACCATCACCCGGCTGCTGCAGGACCGGGGCTTCGAGGTGACCGGGGTGGACGGCTCGTCCGCGATGCTGGACCGGGCCCGGGAACGGGTGGTGGCGGGGACGGCGCTGCACGAGGTCCGGTTGCCGGCGCCGCTGCCGCTGCCGGCGGCGTCCTTCGACGCGGCCGTCTGCTGCTTCGACAGTGTCAACTACCTCGCCCCGGACCAGCTCGCCGCGCTCCTGCGGGAGGTGGCGACGGTCCTGCGGCCCGGGGGCCGGTTCGTCTTCGACCTCAACACCCGGCACAAGCTGGAGCACGTCTTCGGGAACAGCCACTACGGGGACGACCTGGATGACTTCGCGTACGTCTGGCGCAACCGGTACGACCCGGAGCGGCACCGCTGCGACTTCGCGATCTCGCTGTTCACCGCCGACGGGGCCGGATTCCGGCGGCAGACCGAACGGCACGGGCAGTGGTGGTTCGGCCATGACGAGATCCGGGCCGCGGCCCGGGCGGCCGGGTTCGCCGTGGTCTCGGTGACCGAGGACTACAGCGACCGCCCGGTCACCCCGGAGAGCCTGCGCGAGACCTGGCTGCTGGTGCGCTCCGACGCGCCGGACGCCACGGTGGTGCGCCACGGACCGGGGCCGGGCACGCCGTCCCCGGTCCCTTACGGTCCTTCCCGCCCCGCATCCCCCGTCCACACCTCGCACCCCGAAGGGACGCCGTGA
- a CDS encoding methyltransferase family protein yields MSLMTDTEFDTFFEPYAGNVEGFYEATYWRLADEVIKELVRRHLDLRPGQRVLDVGGGTGRWGIWLASEFGVRVTVADKSKDMLRQASLNVAASEVPELVELVHCDAENAPELADESYDAVISTYGVLSFLDDPAAVFATVRRVLRPGGAGFLMSHSLSNALSSKICRDGAGPQELAELRRTRIVKWSPQVPPLRVYTADELVSLAEGAGLAGERVFGVTSLALPGPEDFGYPYTEISRISKALEDEEYFRAVLALELEACEHDSWAERGTNLAVKVRK; encoded by the coding sequence ATGAGCCTGATGACCGACACCGAGTTCGACACCTTCTTCGAGCCCTACGCCGGCAACGTCGAGGGGTTCTACGAGGCCACCTACTGGCGGCTCGCCGACGAGGTGATCAAGGAGCTGGTCCGCCGTCACCTCGACCTGCGCCCCGGCCAGCGCGTCCTGGACGTCGGCGGCGGCACCGGCCGCTGGGGCATCTGGCTGGCCTCGGAGTTCGGCGTGCGGGTCACCGTCGCCGACAAGTCCAAGGACATGCTCCGGCAGGCCTCGCTGAACGTCGCCGCGTCCGAGGTCCCCGAGCTGGTCGAGCTGGTCCACTGCGACGCCGAGAACGCTCCCGAGCTGGCCGACGAGTCCTACGACGCGGTGATCAGCACCTACGGCGTGCTCAGCTTCCTGGACGACCCGGCCGCCGTCTTCGCGACCGTGCGCCGGGTGCTGCGGCCCGGCGGTGCCGGCTTCCTGATGAGCCACTCGCTCTCCAACGCGCTCTCCTCGAAGATCTGCCGCGACGGGGCCGGCCCGCAGGAGCTCGCCGAGCTCCGGCGCACCCGGATCGTCAAGTGGTCGCCGCAGGTGCCCCCGCTGCGGGTGTACACCGCCGACGAGCTGGTGTCGCTCGCCGAGGGCGCCGGTCTGGCCGGCGAGCGGGTCTTCGGCGTGACCTCGCTGGCGCTGCCGGGCCCGGAGGACTTCGGCTACCCGTACACCGAGATCAGCCGGATCTCGAAGGCGCTGGAGGACGAGGAGTACTTCCGCGCCGTGCTGGCGCTGGAGCTGGAGGCCTGCGAGCACGACTCCTGGGCCGAGCGCGGCACCAACCTGGCCGTCAAGGTCCGGAAGTAG
- a CDS encoding ectoine hydroxylase-related dioxygenase (phytanoyl-CoA dioxygenase family): MRTLRASNDLLDDVESLRDRLAEDGYLYLPGLIDPAEPAAVQAELRAALFRVGWLTDPERLTVADGDLRFERRSFAEIYPAVQRLEGFHRLAFTPRLWAFMETFLGGTAFCHPARVVRLALPSADPNRYATRAHQDYVVQHVTTDALTVWLPLTDCDRSRQGLRLIPGSQRAGFLPTDPQQGGRRPLYLPVAADDERWATADFELGDVVVFHSLTVHGGGPNSSREIRLSADVRYQLTTEPLRAEFAHPHGWPVTPDWDELAAGWRSREWIRLDPAVELRELPEGTDYGDYLGRLTAPPSRLLDRPRRTDQHPRTEPSTDHLTINHRTTKEATT; this comes from the coding sequence ATGCGGACTCTGCGTGCCAGCAACGACCTGCTCGACGACGTCGAGTCCCTGCGGGACCGGCTGGCCGAGGACGGCTACCTCTACCTGCCCGGCCTGATCGATCCCGCCGAACCGGCCGCCGTCCAGGCCGAACTCCGGGCCGCGCTGTTCCGGGTCGGCTGGCTGACCGACCCGGAGCGGCTCACCGTGGCCGACGGCGACCTGCGCTTCGAGCGACGGTCGTTCGCCGAGATCTACCCGGCCGTGCAGCGTCTTGAGGGCTTCCACCGGCTGGCGTTCACGCCCCGGCTGTGGGCCTTCATGGAGACCTTCCTGGGCGGGACGGCGTTCTGCCACCCGGCCCGGGTGGTCCGCCTCGCGCTGCCCTCGGCCGACCCGAACCGCTACGCCACCCGGGCCCACCAGGACTACGTGGTACAACATGTCACCACGGACGCCCTGACGGTCTGGCTGCCGTTGACAGACTGCGACCGCAGCCGCCAGGGTCTTCGACTGATCCCCGGTTCGCAGCGCGCCGGCTTCCTGCCGACCGACCCGCAGCAGGGCGGACGGCGTCCGCTCTACCTGCCGGTGGCGGCGGACGACGAGCGCTGGGCCACCGCCGACTTCGAGCTCGGCGACGTGGTGGTCTTCCACAGCCTCACCGTGCACGGCGGCGGGCCCAACAGCAGCCGGGAGATCCGGCTCTCGGCGGACGTCCGCTACCAGCTGACCACCGAACCGCTGCGGGCCGAGTTCGCCCATCCGCACGGCTGGCCGGTCACCCCGGACTGGGACGAGCTCGCCGCGGGGTGGCGGAGCCGGGAGTGGATCCGCCTGGACCCGGCCGTCGAGCTGCGGGAGCTGCCCGAGGGCACCGACTACGGCGACTACCTCGGCCGGCTCACCGCACCACCGTCCCGGCTGCTCGACCGGCCCCGGCGCACCGACCAGCACCCCCGCACCGAACCCAGTACCGACCACCTCACCATCAACCACCGCACCACGAAGGAAGCGACGACATGA